One genomic segment of Scophthalmus maximus strain ysfricsl-2021 chromosome 3, ASM2237912v1, whole genome shotgun sequence includes these proteins:
- the mib2 gene encoding E3 ubiquitin-protein ligase MIB2 isoform X2 has protein sequence MGEILCGNSQVSPDLFPETHLVPSLRAISTARAGPAPHKPKRRSSGSDSAARPRPLCSAPRPGPSMEVGMRVVRGLDWKWGNQDDGEGHVGTVVEIGRQGSTTTPDKTVVVQWDSGTRTNYRTGYQGAYDLLLYDNAQIGVRHSNIICDSCKKHGIMGMRWKCKVCFDYDLCTQCYMNNKHDLGHAFERYETAHSQPVILAPRQNLPRIILKGIFQGVKVVRGPDWDWGNQDGGEGKVGKVVDIRGWDTESGRSVASVTWSNGTTNVYRMGHKGKVDLKYVSDGQGGFYYKDHLPKLGEHAELQRQESADGHSFQQGDKVKCLLEVDILRQMQEGHGGWNPKMAEYICRIGTVHRITDRGDVRVQYSNNIRWTFHPGALTKVNTFGVGELVQVLEDMESVKRLQAGHGEWTDSMAPVLGQMGKVLKVYADGDLRVAFGGQTWTFNPACLSGRPVEVDANLMTAENPNESGSTVISVLEKLLSQSTEQDNPSRLVIEAAHGSANKVRELVQKYPDKVDIKNQGKTALQVAAHQGHMEVVKALLQANSSIEVKDEDGDTALHYTAFGNQAEIARLLLSKGANVNLLNNSMCTPLHIAVNKGFTDVVRVLTEHSADVNLQDSYGDTPLHDAIAKDFRNVIEILVVVPNIDFTQQNHRGFNLLHHAALKGNKLATEKILGRARQLVDVKKEDGFSALHLAALNNHREVAEILVKEGRCDINIRNNRNQTPLQLAVTQGHTELVQLLVAEGADVNLEDEDGDTAMHVALLRPQLANVMLSPTVGTSGTEEGSEGCSTTTLYCRLSASGLLGNTELSVGAAMACFLAQEGADINYANHKGKSPLDLVADSTMVQLIKGFSEKHRLQRLQAITCGQGLSSASLRRVHTTPNTMTNLVFPTPPGPSECLICSELALLVLFCPCQHSVACEECAHRMKKCIKCQVTITKKIRQDQTEVDCSPGNENSEQHNLLEQLQSRYRQMEERITCPICIDNHIKLVFQCGHASCIDCSAALKTCPICRQTIRERIQLFV, from the exons TCTCCCCTGATCTGTTCCCGGAAACACACCTGGTGCCGTCCCTGCGCGCGATATCGACAGCACGGGCCGGCCCCGCCCCTCATAAGCCCAAGAGGCGCAGCAGCGGAAGCGACAGCGCTGCCAGGCCCCGCCCGTTGTGCTCCGCCCCCAGGCCAGGACCCAGCATGGAGGTGGGCATGCGCGTGGTGCGTGGCCTGGACTGGAAGTGGGGGAACCAGGACGATGGCGAGGGCCACGTGGGCACTGTAGTGGAGATCGGTCGGCAGGGCAGCACCACCACACCGGATAAGACGGTTGTGGTGCAGTGGGACAGCGGCACGCGGACCAACTACCGCACTGGCTACCAGGGTGCCTACGACCTTCTGCTTTATGATAATGCTCAAATCG GCGTACGTCACTCCAATATCATCTGTGACAGCTGCAAGAAGCACGGCATCATGGGAATGCGTTGGAAGTGCAAGGTGTGCTTCGACTATGACCTGTGCACACAGTGTTACATGAACAACAAGCATGACTTGGGCCACGCTTTCGAGCGCTACGAGACAGCGCACTCCCAGCC AGTAATCTTGGCACCGAGGCAGAACCTCCCACGGATCATCCTCAAAGGAATCTTCCAGGGGGTCAAAGTTGTGCGTGGACCTGACTGGGACTGGGGCAACCAAGACg GCGGGGAGGGTAAGGTTGGGAAGGTAGTGGATATTCGTGGCTGGGACACAGAGTCTGGTCGCAGCGTCGCCAGTGTCACCTGGTCCAATGGCACCACCAATGTCTACCGAATGGGCCACAAGGGCAAGGTAGACCTCAAATACGTGTCTGACGGCCAAGGAGGCTTCTATTACAAAGACCACCTACCAAAGCTCG GAGAACATGCTGAGCTGCAGCGCCAGGAGAGTGCGGACGGCCACTCCTTCCAGCAGGGAGACAAGGTCAAATGTCTCCTGGAGGTGGACATCTTGCGACAGATGCAGGAGGGCCACGGAGGATGGAACCCCAAAATGGCGGAG TACATTTGTCGGATCGGGACTGTTCACAGAATCACTGACCGGGGCGATGTCAGAGTACAGTACAGCAACAACATCCGCTGGACTTTCCATCCTGGGGCCCTCACCAAG GTGAACACTTTTGGAGTCGGTGAACTAGTACAAGTGTTGGAGGACATGGAGAGTGTGAAGAGACTGCAGGCTGGGCATGGAGAGTGGACAGACAGCATGGCTCCT GTGCTTGGCCAGATGGGTAAGGTGTTGAAAGTATATGCGGATGGTGACCTAAGGGTGGCTTTTGGAGGTCAGACGTGGACGTTCAATCCAGCGTGCCTCTCGGGGCGGCCTGTGGAGGTGGACGCCAACCTCATGACGGCCGAGAACCCCAACGAATCTGGAA GTACTGTCATCTCAGTGTTGGAGAAGCTGCTGTCTCAGTCCACAGAGCAGGACAACCCCAGCCGCTTGGTCATCGAGGCAGCACATGGCAGTGCCAACAAAGTGCGGGAATTAGTGCAGAAATATCCTGACAAG GTGGATATAAAGAACCAGGGCAAGACAGCACTGCAGGTCGCTGCTCACCAGGGCCACATGGAGGTGGTGAAGGCCCTGCTGCAGGCCAACAGCTCCATCGAGGTCAAGGATGAAGATGGAGACACAGCGTTGCACTACACCGCCTTCGG TAACCAGGCCGAGATCGCACGACTTCTGTTGAGCAAGGGGGCGAATGTCAACCTCTTGAACAACTCCATGTGCACGCCGCTCCACATCGCCGTCAACAAGGGCTTCACCGACGTAGTGCGGGTGCTCACTGAACATTCGGCTGACGTCAATCTCCAG GATTCATACGGGGACACGCCTCTCCATGACGCCATCGCTAAAGACTTCCGCAATGTCATCGAAATCCTGGTTGTGGTGCCCAACATCGACTTCACTCAGCAGAACCACAGAGGATTCAACCTCCTACACCATGCTGCCCTCAAAGGAAACAAACT GGCCACAGAGAAGATCCTGGGCCGAGCGCGGCAGCTTGTGGACGTTAAGAAGGAGGACGGCTTCTCTGCGCTGCATTTGGCCGCCCTCAACAACCACAGAGAAGTCGCCGAGATCCTCGTCAAGGAG GGACGCTGCGACATCAACATCCGCAACAACCGCAACCAGACGCCGCTGCAGCTGGCGGTGACGCAGGGCCACACGGAGCTGGTGCAGCTCCTGGTGGCCGAGGGCGCGGACGTCAAcctggaggatgaggatggcGACACGGCCATGCACGTGGCCCTCCTCCGCCCGCAGCTGGCCAACGTCATGCTCAGCCCCACAGTGGGAACCAGCGGCACGGAGGAGGGCAGTGAGGGCTGTTCCACCACGACGCTCTACTGCAGG CTGAGCGCTTCGGGTCTTCTGGGTAACACAGAGCTGAGCGTCGGGGCGGCTATGGCCTGTTTTCTCGCACAGGAGGGGGCTGACATCAACTATGCCAACCACAAGGGCAAGAGTCCTCTGGACCTTGTGGCAGACAGCACAATGGTGCAGCTCATCAAGGGCTTTTCTGAAAAGCACAG GTTGCAGCGTTTGCAGGCCATCACATGTGGACAGGGCCTGAGCAGTGCCAGCCTGCGGCGGGTCCACACAACGCCCAACACCATGACCAACCTGGTTTTTCCCACGCCGCCAGGGCCCAGCGAATGCCTCATCTGCTCTGAGCTGGCTCTGCTGGTTCTCTTCTGCCCGTGCCAGCACAGCGTGGCCTGTGAAG AATGCGCCCATCGAATGAAGAAATGCATCAAATGCCAAGTCACAATCACGAAGAAAATTAGACAAG accaaacGGAGGTGGACTGCAGCCCCGGAAATGAGAACTCGGAGCAGCACAACCTGCTTGAGCAGCTGCAGTCCCGCTACCGGCAGATGGAAGAGCGAATCACCTGCCCCATCTGCATCGACAACCACATCAAGCTGGTCTTCCAGTGCGGACACGCCTCCTGCATCGACTGCAGCGCCGCGCTCAAGACATGCCCCATCTGCCGGCAGACCATCCGAGAGCGGATCCAGTTGTTCGTGTGA
- the mib2 gene encoding E3 ubiquitin-protein ligase MIB2 isoform X1: MFKSGLKIMGISPDLFPETHLVPSLRAISTARAGPAPHKPKRRSSGSDSAARPRPLCSAPRPGPSMEVGMRVVRGLDWKWGNQDDGEGHVGTVVEIGRQGSTTTPDKTVVVQWDSGTRTNYRTGYQGAYDLLLYDNAQIGVRHSNIICDSCKKHGIMGMRWKCKVCFDYDLCTQCYMNNKHDLGHAFERYETAHSQPVILAPRQNLPRIILKGIFQGVKVVRGPDWDWGNQDGGEGKVGKVVDIRGWDTESGRSVASVTWSNGTTNVYRMGHKGKVDLKYVSDGQGGFYYKDHLPKLGEHAELQRQESADGHSFQQGDKVKCLLEVDILRQMQEGHGGWNPKMAEYICRIGTVHRITDRGDVRVQYSNNIRWTFHPGALTKVNTFGVGELVQVLEDMESVKRLQAGHGEWTDSMAPVLGQMGKVLKVYADGDLRVAFGGQTWTFNPACLSGRPVEVDANLMTAENPNESGSTVISVLEKLLSQSTEQDNPSRLVIEAAHGSANKVRELVQKYPDKVDIKNQGKTALQVAAHQGHMEVVKALLQANSSIEVKDEDGDTALHYTAFGNQAEIARLLLSKGANVNLLNNSMCTPLHIAVNKGFTDVVRVLTEHSADVNLQDSYGDTPLHDAIAKDFRNVIEILVVVPNIDFTQQNHRGFNLLHHAALKGNKLATEKILGRARQLVDVKKEDGFSALHLAALNNHREVAEILVKEGRCDINIRNNRNQTPLQLAVTQGHTELVQLLVAEGADVNLEDEDGDTAMHVALLRPQLANVMLSPTVGTSGTEEGSEGCSTTTLYCRLSASGLLGNTELSVGAAMACFLAQEGADINYANHKGKSPLDLVADSTMVQLIKGFSEKHRLQRLQAITCGQGLSSASLRRVHTTPNTMTNLVFPTPPGPSECLICSELALLVLFCPCQHSVACEECAHRMKKCIKCQVTITKKIRQDQTEVDCSPGNENSEQHNLLEQLQSRYRQMEERITCPICIDNHIKLVFQCGHASCIDCSAALKTCPICRQTIRERIQLFV; the protein is encoded by the exons TCTCCCCTGATCTGTTCCCGGAAACACACCTGGTGCCGTCCCTGCGCGCGATATCGACAGCACGGGCCGGCCCCGCCCCTCATAAGCCCAAGAGGCGCAGCAGCGGAAGCGACAGCGCTGCCAGGCCCCGCCCGTTGTGCTCCGCCCCCAGGCCAGGACCCAGCATGGAGGTGGGCATGCGCGTGGTGCGTGGCCTGGACTGGAAGTGGGGGAACCAGGACGATGGCGAGGGCCACGTGGGCACTGTAGTGGAGATCGGTCGGCAGGGCAGCACCACCACACCGGATAAGACGGTTGTGGTGCAGTGGGACAGCGGCACGCGGACCAACTACCGCACTGGCTACCAGGGTGCCTACGACCTTCTGCTTTATGATAATGCTCAAATCG GCGTACGTCACTCCAATATCATCTGTGACAGCTGCAAGAAGCACGGCATCATGGGAATGCGTTGGAAGTGCAAGGTGTGCTTCGACTATGACCTGTGCACACAGTGTTACATGAACAACAAGCATGACTTGGGCCACGCTTTCGAGCGCTACGAGACAGCGCACTCCCAGCC AGTAATCTTGGCACCGAGGCAGAACCTCCCACGGATCATCCTCAAAGGAATCTTCCAGGGGGTCAAAGTTGTGCGTGGACCTGACTGGGACTGGGGCAACCAAGACg GCGGGGAGGGTAAGGTTGGGAAGGTAGTGGATATTCGTGGCTGGGACACAGAGTCTGGTCGCAGCGTCGCCAGTGTCACCTGGTCCAATGGCACCACCAATGTCTACCGAATGGGCCACAAGGGCAAGGTAGACCTCAAATACGTGTCTGACGGCCAAGGAGGCTTCTATTACAAAGACCACCTACCAAAGCTCG GAGAACATGCTGAGCTGCAGCGCCAGGAGAGTGCGGACGGCCACTCCTTCCAGCAGGGAGACAAGGTCAAATGTCTCCTGGAGGTGGACATCTTGCGACAGATGCAGGAGGGCCACGGAGGATGGAACCCCAAAATGGCGGAG TACATTTGTCGGATCGGGACTGTTCACAGAATCACTGACCGGGGCGATGTCAGAGTACAGTACAGCAACAACATCCGCTGGACTTTCCATCCTGGGGCCCTCACCAAG GTGAACACTTTTGGAGTCGGTGAACTAGTACAAGTGTTGGAGGACATGGAGAGTGTGAAGAGACTGCAGGCTGGGCATGGAGAGTGGACAGACAGCATGGCTCCT GTGCTTGGCCAGATGGGTAAGGTGTTGAAAGTATATGCGGATGGTGACCTAAGGGTGGCTTTTGGAGGTCAGACGTGGACGTTCAATCCAGCGTGCCTCTCGGGGCGGCCTGTGGAGGTGGACGCCAACCTCATGACGGCCGAGAACCCCAACGAATCTGGAA GTACTGTCATCTCAGTGTTGGAGAAGCTGCTGTCTCAGTCCACAGAGCAGGACAACCCCAGCCGCTTGGTCATCGAGGCAGCACATGGCAGTGCCAACAAAGTGCGGGAATTAGTGCAGAAATATCCTGACAAG GTGGATATAAAGAACCAGGGCAAGACAGCACTGCAGGTCGCTGCTCACCAGGGCCACATGGAGGTGGTGAAGGCCCTGCTGCAGGCCAACAGCTCCATCGAGGTCAAGGATGAAGATGGAGACACAGCGTTGCACTACACCGCCTTCGG TAACCAGGCCGAGATCGCACGACTTCTGTTGAGCAAGGGGGCGAATGTCAACCTCTTGAACAACTCCATGTGCACGCCGCTCCACATCGCCGTCAACAAGGGCTTCACCGACGTAGTGCGGGTGCTCACTGAACATTCGGCTGACGTCAATCTCCAG GATTCATACGGGGACACGCCTCTCCATGACGCCATCGCTAAAGACTTCCGCAATGTCATCGAAATCCTGGTTGTGGTGCCCAACATCGACTTCACTCAGCAGAACCACAGAGGATTCAACCTCCTACACCATGCTGCCCTCAAAGGAAACAAACT GGCCACAGAGAAGATCCTGGGCCGAGCGCGGCAGCTTGTGGACGTTAAGAAGGAGGACGGCTTCTCTGCGCTGCATTTGGCCGCCCTCAACAACCACAGAGAAGTCGCCGAGATCCTCGTCAAGGAG GGACGCTGCGACATCAACATCCGCAACAACCGCAACCAGACGCCGCTGCAGCTGGCGGTGACGCAGGGCCACACGGAGCTGGTGCAGCTCCTGGTGGCCGAGGGCGCGGACGTCAAcctggaggatgaggatggcGACACGGCCATGCACGTGGCCCTCCTCCGCCCGCAGCTGGCCAACGTCATGCTCAGCCCCACAGTGGGAACCAGCGGCACGGAGGAGGGCAGTGAGGGCTGTTCCACCACGACGCTCTACTGCAGG CTGAGCGCTTCGGGTCTTCTGGGTAACACAGAGCTGAGCGTCGGGGCGGCTATGGCCTGTTTTCTCGCACAGGAGGGGGCTGACATCAACTATGCCAACCACAAGGGCAAGAGTCCTCTGGACCTTGTGGCAGACAGCACAATGGTGCAGCTCATCAAGGGCTTTTCTGAAAAGCACAG GTTGCAGCGTTTGCAGGCCATCACATGTGGACAGGGCCTGAGCAGTGCCAGCCTGCGGCGGGTCCACACAACGCCCAACACCATGACCAACCTGGTTTTTCCCACGCCGCCAGGGCCCAGCGAATGCCTCATCTGCTCTGAGCTGGCTCTGCTGGTTCTCTTCTGCCCGTGCCAGCACAGCGTGGCCTGTGAAG AATGCGCCCATCGAATGAAGAAATGCATCAAATGCCAAGTCACAATCACGAAGAAAATTAGACAAG accaaacGGAGGTGGACTGCAGCCCCGGAAATGAGAACTCGGAGCAGCACAACCTGCTTGAGCAGCTGCAGTCCCGCTACCGGCAGATGGAAGAGCGAATCACCTGCCCCATCTGCATCGACAACCACATCAAGCTGGTCTTCCAGTGCGGACACGCCTCCTGCATCGACTGCAGCGCCGCGCTCAAGACATGCCCCATCTGCCGGCAGACCATCCGAGAGCGGATCCAGTTGTTCGTGTGA
- the mib2 gene encoding E3 ubiquitin-protein ligase MIB2 isoform X3 → MEVGMRVVRGLDWKWGNQDDGEGHVGTVVEIGRQGSTTTPDKTVVVQWDSGTRTNYRTGYQGAYDLLLYDNAQIGVRHSNIICDSCKKHGIMGMRWKCKVCFDYDLCTQCYMNNKHDLGHAFERYETAHSQPVILAPRQNLPRIILKGIFQGVKVVRGPDWDWGNQDGGEGKVGKVVDIRGWDTESGRSVASVTWSNGTTNVYRMGHKGKVDLKYVSDGQGGFYYKDHLPKLGEHAELQRQESADGHSFQQGDKVKCLLEVDILRQMQEGHGGWNPKMAEYICRIGTVHRITDRGDVRVQYSNNIRWTFHPGALTKVNTFGVGELVQVLEDMESVKRLQAGHGEWTDSMAPVLGQMGKVLKVYADGDLRVAFGGQTWTFNPACLSGRPVEVDANLMTAENPNESGSTVISVLEKLLSQSTEQDNPSRLVIEAAHGSANKVRELVQKYPDKVDIKNQGKTALQVAAHQGHMEVVKALLQANSSIEVKDEDGDTALHYTAFGNQAEIARLLLSKGANVNLLNNSMCTPLHIAVNKGFTDVVRVLTEHSADVNLQDSYGDTPLHDAIAKDFRNVIEILVVVPNIDFTQQNHRGFNLLHHAALKGNKLATEKILGRARQLVDVKKEDGFSALHLAALNNHREVAEILVKEGRCDINIRNNRNQTPLQLAVTQGHTELVQLLVAEGADVNLEDEDGDTAMHVALLRPQLANVMLSPTVGTSGTEEGSEGCSTTTLYCRLSASGLLGNTELSVGAAMACFLAQEGADINYANHKGKSPLDLVADSTMVQLIKGFSEKHRLQRLQAITCGQGLSSASLRRVHTTPNTMTNLVFPTPPGPSECLICSELALLVLFCPCQHSVACEECAHRMKKCIKCQVTITKKIRQDQTEVDCSPGNENSEQHNLLEQLQSRYRQMEERITCPICIDNHIKLVFQCGHASCIDCSAALKTCPICRQTIRERIQLFV, encoded by the exons ATGGAGGTGGGCATGCGCGTGGTGCGTGGCCTGGACTGGAAGTGGGGGAACCAGGACGATGGCGAGGGCCACGTGGGCACTGTAGTGGAGATCGGTCGGCAGGGCAGCACCACCACACCGGATAAGACGGTTGTGGTGCAGTGGGACAGCGGCACGCGGACCAACTACCGCACTGGCTACCAGGGTGCCTACGACCTTCTGCTTTATGATAATGCTCAAATCG GCGTACGTCACTCCAATATCATCTGTGACAGCTGCAAGAAGCACGGCATCATGGGAATGCGTTGGAAGTGCAAGGTGTGCTTCGACTATGACCTGTGCACACAGTGTTACATGAACAACAAGCATGACTTGGGCCACGCTTTCGAGCGCTACGAGACAGCGCACTCCCAGCC AGTAATCTTGGCACCGAGGCAGAACCTCCCACGGATCATCCTCAAAGGAATCTTCCAGGGGGTCAAAGTTGTGCGTGGACCTGACTGGGACTGGGGCAACCAAGACg GCGGGGAGGGTAAGGTTGGGAAGGTAGTGGATATTCGTGGCTGGGACACAGAGTCTGGTCGCAGCGTCGCCAGTGTCACCTGGTCCAATGGCACCACCAATGTCTACCGAATGGGCCACAAGGGCAAGGTAGACCTCAAATACGTGTCTGACGGCCAAGGAGGCTTCTATTACAAAGACCACCTACCAAAGCTCG GAGAACATGCTGAGCTGCAGCGCCAGGAGAGTGCGGACGGCCACTCCTTCCAGCAGGGAGACAAGGTCAAATGTCTCCTGGAGGTGGACATCTTGCGACAGATGCAGGAGGGCCACGGAGGATGGAACCCCAAAATGGCGGAG TACATTTGTCGGATCGGGACTGTTCACAGAATCACTGACCGGGGCGATGTCAGAGTACAGTACAGCAACAACATCCGCTGGACTTTCCATCCTGGGGCCCTCACCAAG GTGAACACTTTTGGAGTCGGTGAACTAGTACAAGTGTTGGAGGACATGGAGAGTGTGAAGAGACTGCAGGCTGGGCATGGAGAGTGGACAGACAGCATGGCTCCT GTGCTTGGCCAGATGGGTAAGGTGTTGAAAGTATATGCGGATGGTGACCTAAGGGTGGCTTTTGGAGGTCAGACGTGGACGTTCAATCCAGCGTGCCTCTCGGGGCGGCCTGTGGAGGTGGACGCCAACCTCATGACGGCCGAGAACCCCAACGAATCTGGAA GTACTGTCATCTCAGTGTTGGAGAAGCTGCTGTCTCAGTCCACAGAGCAGGACAACCCCAGCCGCTTGGTCATCGAGGCAGCACATGGCAGTGCCAACAAAGTGCGGGAATTAGTGCAGAAATATCCTGACAAG GTGGATATAAAGAACCAGGGCAAGACAGCACTGCAGGTCGCTGCTCACCAGGGCCACATGGAGGTGGTGAAGGCCCTGCTGCAGGCCAACAGCTCCATCGAGGTCAAGGATGAAGATGGAGACACAGCGTTGCACTACACCGCCTTCGG TAACCAGGCCGAGATCGCACGACTTCTGTTGAGCAAGGGGGCGAATGTCAACCTCTTGAACAACTCCATGTGCACGCCGCTCCACATCGCCGTCAACAAGGGCTTCACCGACGTAGTGCGGGTGCTCACTGAACATTCGGCTGACGTCAATCTCCAG GATTCATACGGGGACACGCCTCTCCATGACGCCATCGCTAAAGACTTCCGCAATGTCATCGAAATCCTGGTTGTGGTGCCCAACATCGACTTCACTCAGCAGAACCACAGAGGATTCAACCTCCTACACCATGCTGCCCTCAAAGGAAACAAACT GGCCACAGAGAAGATCCTGGGCCGAGCGCGGCAGCTTGTGGACGTTAAGAAGGAGGACGGCTTCTCTGCGCTGCATTTGGCCGCCCTCAACAACCACAGAGAAGTCGCCGAGATCCTCGTCAAGGAG GGACGCTGCGACATCAACATCCGCAACAACCGCAACCAGACGCCGCTGCAGCTGGCGGTGACGCAGGGCCACACGGAGCTGGTGCAGCTCCTGGTGGCCGAGGGCGCGGACGTCAAcctggaggatgaggatggcGACACGGCCATGCACGTGGCCCTCCTCCGCCCGCAGCTGGCCAACGTCATGCTCAGCCCCACAGTGGGAACCAGCGGCACGGAGGAGGGCAGTGAGGGCTGTTCCACCACGACGCTCTACTGCAGG CTGAGCGCTTCGGGTCTTCTGGGTAACACAGAGCTGAGCGTCGGGGCGGCTATGGCCTGTTTTCTCGCACAGGAGGGGGCTGACATCAACTATGCCAACCACAAGGGCAAGAGTCCTCTGGACCTTGTGGCAGACAGCACAATGGTGCAGCTCATCAAGGGCTTTTCTGAAAAGCACAG GTTGCAGCGTTTGCAGGCCATCACATGTGGACAGGGCCTGAGCAGTGCCAGCCTGCGGCGGGTCCACACAACGCCCAACACCATGACCAACCTGGTTTTTCCCACGCCGCCAGGGCCCAGCGAATGCCTCATCTGCTCTGAGCTGGCTCTGCTGGTTCTCTTCTGCCCGTGCCAGCACAGCGTGGCCTGTGAAG AATGCGCCCATCGAATGAAGAAATGCATCAAATGCCAAGTCACAATCACGAAGAAAATTAGACAAG accaaacGGAGGTGGACTGCAGCCCCGGAAATGAGAACTCGGAGCAGCACAACCTGCTTGAGCAGCTGCAGTCCCGCTACCGGCAGATGGAAGAGCGAATCACCTGCCCCATCTGCATCGACAACCACATCAAGCTGGTCTTCCAGTGCGGACACGCCTCCTGCATCGACTGCAGCGCCGCGCTCAAGACATGCCCCATCTGCCGGCAGACCATCCGAGAGCGGATCCAGTTGTTCGTGTGA